Proteins encoded together in one Macadamia integrifolia cultivar HAES 741 chromosome 8, SCU_Mint_v3, whole genome shotgun sequence window:
- the LOC122086106 gene encoding uncharacterized protein LOC122086106: protein MEPNGVSAFRHDKSPSSERFLELFSQPISENGSGDVAGAGDELDEDDVFWTGDFSEPKRKHQFDHPSIITARRNNSMGFRKPDNFGILAALPEVDNKRTFGDRQFLYRKASVSPSPSSSSSSTSSSSRMIPTIPKPPQSIMERERSMSVPAGKFHQSAPVNVPVMPKWAASGRNRAVLDEDDDKGEDEMLPPHEIVARGSARSSMTTFSVLEGVGRTLKGRDLRQVRNAVWRKTGFLD, encoded by the coding sequence ATGGAACCTAACGGCGTTTCCGCTTTTCGTCACGATAAGTCTCCATCGTCGGAGCGTTTTCTTGAATTATTCTCTCAGCCTATATCGGAAAATGGAAGCGGTGATGTCGCCGGCGCTGGTGATGAGCTCGACGAAGACGATGTGTTCTGGACCGGCGACTTCTCTGAACCGAAGCGGAAGCATCAGTTTGATCATCCGTCCATCATTACGGCTCGCCGGAACAACTCGATGGGTTTCCGGAAACCAGACAACTTCGGCATCCTGGCGGCATTGCCGGAGGTCGACAATAAACGGACGTTTGGGGACCGTCAATTTTTGTACCGAAAAGCTTCagtttctccttctccttcttcgtcgTCGTCGTCAACTTCATCGTCTTCGCGGATGATTCCAACGATTCCAAAACCTCCTCAAAGCATTATGGAGAGAGAGCGTTCGATGTCAGTACCTGCCGGGAAGTTCCATCAGTCGGCTCCGGTGAACGTTCCTGTGATGCCGAAGTGGGCAGCCAGCGGAAGGAATCGAGCTGTTTTggatgaggatgatgacaagGGAGAGGATGAAATGCTACCGCCTCATGAGATTGTTGCCAGGGGTTCTGCAAGATCGTCGATGACGACCTTTTCGGTTCTTGAAGGCGTCGGGAGAACTTTGAAGGGGAGAGATCTTCGTCAGGTTCGAAATGCTGTGTGGCGGAAAACAGGTTTTCTTGATTGA